TGACGACCTTGATGTCGCGCCCCTCGTCCTTCGCCTGCTGCTCGGTGAGGCCGAACGAGGCGACCTGGGGGGAGCAGAACGTCGCACGCGGCATCATGCGGTAGTCGCCGAGCGTCATGGTCTCGGCCTTGCCGATGGTCTCGGCCGCGACGACGCCCTGCGCCTCGGCCACGTGGGCGAGCTGCAGCTTGGCGGTCACGTCGCCGATCGCGTAGATGCCCTCGACGTTCGTACGCATGTGGTCGTCGATGTCGATCGCACCGCGCTCGGTGAGCTTCACACCGGTCGCCTCGAGGCCGAAGCCCTCGGTGTTCGGGGCGAAGCCGACCGACATGAGCACCTTGTCGGCCTCGATCGACGACTGCTGGCCGTCCTTGGCCGTGTAGGTCACGGTGACGGAGGAGCCGTTGTCGACGACCGTCTCGACCTTGGTCGAGGTGAGGATGTCGACGCCGTAGTTCTTGTACTGCTTCGTGATCTCCTTCGACACGTCGGCGTCCTCGTTGGGGAGGGCGCGGTCGAGGAACTCGATGATGGTGACCTTCACGCCGTAGTTCGTCATGACGTAGGCGAACTCCATGCCGATGGCGCCGGCGCCCACGATGACGATCGACTTCGGCAGCTCGCGGCTGAGGATCTGCTCCTCGTAGGTCACGACGTTGTCGCTCAGCTGGACGCCGGGGAGCAGGCGCACCTTCGAGCCGGTGGCGATGATCGCGTTGTCGAAGGTCACCTCTTCGGTGGAGCCGTCGGCCTTGGCGACCGAGATCGCCTTCGGGCCGGTGAAGGTGCCGCGACCGTCGTACTCGGTCACCTTGTTCTTCTTCATCAGGAAGTGGATGCCCTTGACGCGGCCGTCGGCGACCACGCGGCTGCGGTCGAACGCCTTGCCGTAGTCGATCGTGAACTCACCCGAGATGCCGAAGAAGTCGGCCTTGTGGTTCAGGGTGTGCGCGAGCTCCGCGTTCTTGAGAAGAGCCTTGGAGGGGATGCAGCCCACGTTGAGGCAGACACCGCCCCAGTACTTCTCTTCGATGATGGCCGTGGAGAGGCCGAGCTGTGCGCTGCGGACGGCGGCGACGTATCCACCAGGACCGGCACCGAGGATGACGACATCGTAATGGGGCATGCGTTAAGCCTATCGCTCCGAAGAGGGCTCGGAACCGGGCTCGGCGCCTCCTCGGCGGCCGCGCACGGACAGCCAGACGGCGACTCCGACGGCGACCAGGATGCCGACGATCGAGATCACCCAGATCCACACGGTCGAACCCGAACCGTCGTCTGCGTCGGGTGCCGGAGTGAGCGTCCCCTCCGGCGTTGCGGATGCCGCTTCGCTCGGGGCCGCGGTCGTCGGCGCGGCGCTGGGCTGCTCGGTCGGCGTCGGGGAGGAACCGGTCGTCACGGTGAAGAAGAACTCGTCGGAGGTCGGGTGCCCGTCGCTCGAGACGACCTTCCAGATCACGTGGTATTCGCCTGCCGGGGCGGAGGACACCAGCGGCTGCGTCACCACGGCGCCGTCGACCGTCGCGGGTCCATCCGTGACCGCGTTGCCCGCGGAGTCCGTGACGACGACCTCGGTGGCGCCCTCGCCGTCGATCAGCTTGGCGCTGAAGGTGAGCGTCAGCTCGGCGGGGAGCGTCTCGACTTCGCTGTCGGCTGCCGGGTTCGACGACGTGAGCGCGTCGTGCGCGGATGCCGAGAGCGGGGAGGCGAGCACGAGGAAGGCGGCGAGGAGCGTCGCGGCGAGAGCGACGGGGGCGGCGGAGAGGCGCAGGGCTTTGGTCTTCACAGGTCCACCCTATGAAGAGCCGGTATGTGACGGCTGAGTATGCATGCGGCCTCCCGCGAGCCCCTCGGCATCCGTTAGTCTGGACAGCCTAGGAGGGCACAGTGACTGACAGCGACAGCCGACCGGCCGGAGAAGCCGCGATCCACCGCTCTGGTGAACAGAAGCACGACGTGACGCAGACGTTCGGACACGATTCGGACCTGTCCTTCGTGCCGTTCGGCGTGGAACTCACCGACGTCGAGCAGACCGCCATCGCGGCGCTGCCGTCGGGATCGGCCCTGTTGCTGGTGCGCTCGGGCGCCCTCGCCGGTGCCCGCTACCTCCTCGACACCGATGTGACGACGGTCGGACGCCACCCCGAGGCCGACATCTTCTTCGATGACGTGACCGTCTCTCGCCGTCACGCGGAGATCACGCGCACCGGCACGACGTTCGAGATCATCGACCAGCGCTCGCTCAACGGGACGTACGTCAACGGCGAGCGGGTCGACCGCAGTGCGCTGGTCGACGGCTCCGAACTGCGCGTCGGCAAGTTCCGACTGAACTTCTTCGCCTCTCCGCACGACCGCCAGGCGGCGAACGCCTGATGGCGGCCACTCCCGCCCGCGAACGCTCTGCGTCCGCGGGCCTGCTGAGTATCGGTCAGGTGCTCGCGCGTCTCACTCCGGAGTTCCCCGATCTGACCTCCAGCAAGCTGCGTTTCCTCGAGGTGCAGGGCATCGTCAGCCCCTCGCGCACCGAGTCCGGCTACCGCAAGTTCTCGACGGCCGACATCGAGCGGCTCCGGCTCGGACTCACCCTCCAGCGGGATCACTACCTGCCGCTGAGCGTGATCCGCGAGCAGCTGGACAGCTCTGCGGGGGAGGCCTCGCTCGCGCCGCCTCCGTCGATCACGCCGGCGCCGCGTCGCTATCGTCGGGCAGAGCTCCTCGCGGCGGCCGGAGCAGGACCCCAGCTGCTGAACGACGCGATCAGCACCGGTGTCATCACCGCCCAGGAGAACTACCCCGAGGCGACGGTGACGCTCCTGCGCGGACTCGTCGCGCTGGATCGCCACGGGATCGAGCCCCGGCACCTGCGCTCCCTCCGTCAGGGGGCCGAGCGCGAGGTCGCTCTCATCGAGTCGGCGATGTCGTCGCTGCTGCGACGGACGGATGCCGCCTCCCGCGCGAAGGCCAGCGAACTCGCTCCCGAGCTGGCGACGAAGATCGACGAAGTGCGCTCGCTCTTCGTCAAGGACGCGCTGTCGCGTGTGCTTTCGTAACGAACTGATTGCGACACACCTTCGACGTCCCACGGATGTCATTGCCGGTGCCCGAGCACTGCTCTACCGTGGAGATAACCGTTCCAGGGAGGATTTCAGATGAATGCGGATGAGCTCACAGGCGACCCGCGGTTCGTACCCGAACTCCTCTTCACGGACGGTCTCCCCGCCATGGACGACGAGGTCGGCTACCGCGGTGCCGTCGCCGCTCGTGCCGCCGGCATCACCT
This genomic interval from Microbacterium sp. LWH11-1.2 contains the following:
- the lpdA gene encoding dihydrolipoyl dehydrogenase encodes the protein MPHYDVVILGAGPGGYVAAVRSAQLGLSTAIIEEKYWGGVCLNVGCIPSKALLKNAELAHTLNHKADFFGISGEFTIDYGKAFDRSRVVADGRVKGIHFLMKKNKVTEYDGRGTFTGPKAISVAKADGSTEEVTFDNAIIATGSKVRLLPGVQLSDNVVTYEEQILSRELPKSIVIVGAGAIGMEFAYVMTNYGVKVTIIEFLDRALPNEDADVSKEITKQYKNYGVDILTSTKVETVVDNGSSVTVTYTAKDGQQSSIEADKVLMSVGFAPNTEGFGLEATGVKLTERGAIDIDDHMRTNVEGIYAIGDVTAKLQLAHVAEAQGVVAAETIGKAETMTLGDYRMMPRATFCSPQVASFGLTEQQAKDEGRDIKVVSFPFMANGKAHGLGEPVGFVKLIADAEHLELIGAHMIGPDVAELLPELTLAQKWDLTALELARNVHTHPTLSEALQEGFHGLAGHMINF
- a CDS encoding copper resistance protein CopC; translated protein: MKTKALRLSAAPVALAATLLAAFLVLASPLSASAHDALTSSNPAADSEVETLPAELTLTFSAKLIDGEGATEVVVTDSAGNAVTDGPATVDGAVVTQPLVSSAPAGEYHVIWKVVSSDGHPTSDEFFFTVTTGSSPTPTEQPSAAPTTAAPSEAASATPEGTLTPAPDADDGSGSTVWIWVISIVGILVAVGVAVWLSVRGRRGGAEPGSEPSSER
- a CDS encoding FHA domain-containing protein, translating into MTDSDSRPAGEAAIHRSGEQKHDVTQTFGHDSDLSFVPFGVELTDVEQTAIAALPSGSALLLVRSGALAGARYLLDTDVTTVGRHPEADIFFDDVTVSRRHAEITRTGTTFEIIDQRSLNGTYVNGERVDRSALVDGSELRVGKFRLNFFASPHDRQAANA
- a CDS encoding MerR family transcriptional regulator, with the protein product MAATPARERSASAGLLSIGQVLARLTPEFPDLTSSKLRFLEVQGIVSPSRTESGYRKFSTADIERLRLGLTLQRDHYLPLSVIREQLDSSAGEASLAPPPSITPAPRRYRRAELLAAAGAGPQLLNDAISTGVITAQENYPEATVTLLRGLVALDRHGIEPRHLRSLRQGAEREVALIESAMSSLLRRTDAASRAKASELAPELATKIDEVRSLFVKDALSRVLS